Within the Mucilaginibacter sp. CSA2-8R genome, the region GTGACCAGCGTACCAGTGATCAGCGCATCAATTTTTCACAATCTTTTAACGGACTCGGCGGAATTATTGGCCCGCTGATAGGTGGTTTTTTTATTTTGCGATCAGGGCAGGAGCACTCCAATGATTTAGTTGCTGTTAAGCATTTATATGTTATTATAGGAACGGTAATTAGCTTAGTGGCAGTTGCCTTTTCATTTATTAAAGTACCCAGCTTAAATGATCCACATGTAGTTGCATTAGATGCCTACGCTACCGGCAGTACAGATAAGGCGCCGGTTAAGCTTTTTCAGCGTAAGCATTTTGTGTTTGCAGCAGTTGCACAGTTGTTTAACGTGGCTGCGCAGGGTGGCACCTGGGCCTATTTCATCAATTATGGTAATGATGTAATGGGGTTAACTACCGAAAAAGCATCCTATTTTTTCTCTTTTAGCATTGCATTAATGGTGCTTGGACGTTTCATCGGAACTCTTTTAATGCGTTATTGGGTGCGCCCAAACGTACTGCTTTCAATTTTTGCATTATGTAATATAGTAATGTGTGTTATTACTGCTCAGCATTGGGGCTGGGTTTCGTTCGCTGCACTAATTGCCATCAATTTCTTTTTTAGCATTATGTTCCCTACCATATTTAGTTTAGGCTTAAAAGATTTAGGTAAACATACTGAACAAGGAGCTTCCTTTATCGTGATGGGGGTAGTTGGCGGTGGCCTGTTTCCGTTCTTGATGGGTTTAATAGCTGATAAAAATGTTGCCACTGCTTATTATCTGCCAATTATTTGTTATATCGTTATTTTTGTTTTTGGGTACCACTACCCTCAACTTAATAGTGCAAGCCGTGATAATCAATAAAATACCTCGACGTGCATTAGTTTTTAAATAATAAGGTATTAATACAGTTACGACTAACTTATTTGTTACTTATCCTTATATATTTGGATTTTAAACCGGTAACAGTGAAGAACAAAGTCTCAATAAACGATATTGCTAAACAGTTAAATATTTCAAAAACGACAGTTTCGTTTATTTTAAATGGACGAGCACGTGAGAAACGGATAAGCGACAGCGTAGTTAAGAAAGTTCAGGATTTAGTAGAGGAATTAGACTATAAGCCTAATCCACTGGCGCAGGGTCTGCGTACCGGCAAGTCTAACACCATTGGATTGATGGTTGAAGATATATCAAATCCGTTTTTTGCTAATATTGCAAGGTTGATAGAGGACATGGCCTACCAAAACGGCTATAAAATATTATATTGCAGTACAGACAACAAAACAGATAAAACTCGCGAATTGATTAAGGTATTTCAAGAGCGTCATGTTGATGGATACATTATAGCGCCACCCGAAAACGTCGAAGATGATATTAATGCACTGTTAAAAAATGGTTTTCCGGTTGTTATGTTTGACCGTTACCTACCTGAAGTGAATACAGATCATGTTGTGGTTGATAATTTTCAAAGTACGTACCAGGCCACGCGACACCTGATTGAGCAGGGTTTTAAAAATATTGGCTTCATTACCTTCATTTCATCACAAACACAGATGCAAGGACGCCTTGTGGGATATAAGGAGGCTTTAAAAGAAGCTGATCTGAAACCCCAAGTAAAAGAAATTCAGTTTGATAGGAATGAAAATTTAATCATTGATGCATTAACCACTTACTTAAAACGTAACCAAGGGTTTGATGCAATTTTATTCGGTACAAACCATATAGGCGCTTGCGGTTTAAAAGTGATGAGTAGCTTAGGTATTAAAATTCCGGAAGACATAGCAGTAGTATCATTTGATGATTATGATGTTTTTCAGTTGAGTTCGCCTCCGGTAACAGCGGTAGCCCAGCCTTTTGAAGAAATTGCGAATAATATCATTTCATTACTGCTGAAAAAATTAGCTAACCGTACAAATACGTCGATACAAAAAGTTTCTCTGTCTACAAATCTAATTGTGCGGAAATCTTCTATTTCTACAAAATAGAAGTTCAATAGAGAATCTATCAATTGAGTTAATGATCAGCTTTAAAATATTTTAGTCATTGCATTTCCTTTGGTCTTCACCTGATATTAGTTAACAACGAGTAAATTCACTTGGGTCATTTGATCAAATATATTTGATGGTGATTTAATGATTGTATAGTTAAAATTCTAAGACGTTTATATTGTTATAAAATAGCAATAATGGTTCGCTGCTGAGGGTCTTTCTAAACACTTCAACCTTGGTAACTTACATCACGATCATATAAACTTACTTATGCCTTTGTAACCACGTGCACAATTAAATGGTGTTGGCTTATAAATGTTGGCTGCTGATACTGTGAACTGCAAATAGCATTTAACTTTTGTAAAGCCGTTTTACAACAGAATAATGAAAAAAGAAGAAATTTAACAATAAGTAAATCGGTTTAGCAAATATTTGTTATTTTGCGCTACCAATAAAACCGAACTCGTTTTATGTCTTATTTTAAAAGCTTATTGTTGGGTATCGTAGTATCCATTTTTTTCTTTGTTAATTCTGTATTCGCTCAGCAGCTTTACGGTCTGCATTGGAAGCTAGCACCTTTGGCTGATGTGAAAGAACACCCTGAAAATGTATCAAGGGTTAATTATGTAACTCAGAACTGGATAGATGCTGTAGTGCCTGGAACTGCGTTTTATGCATACGTAAAAGCAGGTAAGGAGCCCAATCCGGATTATGCTGACAACATCTATAAGGTTGATCACTCAAAATACAACAGACCCTTTATTTATCGTGCAGAGTTTGTTAGCGATAAGCAGTTGCCTGGCAAAAGACTTTGGCTTAATTTAAACGGCATAAATAAAAGAGGAGAGGTATTTGTAAACGGGCACCATATTGGCACCATGCGAGGCTTTATGGAGCGGGGATTATATGATGTTACTGCGCTGCTTAATAAAAGTGGTAAGAATGCAGTAGCTGTAGTAGTTACTCCGCCGCGTAATGATCCGGAGCATAATCACCCTTTAGCTAATTGGGAAAGCCCGACTTACCTTAGTTCTGGCAGTTGGGATTGGATGCCGGCAGTACCTGGCCTCAATAGTGGCATTACAGATACGGTTGGATTTACTACAACAGGTGCTGTACGTATACTTGACCCTTGGATACAAGCATTTTTACCGGATACAAGCAAAGCTGATCTCAAAGTGAATGCACAGCTCGAAAACTCGACCGATAAAGCCGTGCAAGGGCTGGTAACCGTAAAAATAATGCCTGGCAACATTACTATAACCAGTAAGCAACAAAATGTTGCGCCTCATAGCAAATTAACGGTTAACTTAACAGCAGCTGATTTCAAGCAGTTAAAGCTTAATCACCCCAAACTATGGTGGCCGAATGGATATGGAGGTAAAGCCAACGGAACACAACACCTTTACACCTGTGAAGTAAGATTTTTGCAAGCCGATGGAAGTGTATCAGATAAAGTGATTAAGAGCTTTGGTATTCGCAAAGTTACATCAGACACTACTACGCTTAACGGCCCTATGCGTGTTTATATAAATGATGTCCCTATTCTTTTTAAAGGAGGTAATTGGGGAATGTCTGATTATATGCTTAAAGTGCGCGGAAAGGATTACGAAACACGTATCAAGCTACATCAGGCCATGAATTACAATGTTATCCGTAACTGGACTGGTGAAGTTACTGACGAAGATTTTTACAAATATTGCGATAAGTACGGCATCATGATCTGGGATGATTTTTGGCTGAATAATTTTGGAGCAATAGATAGCTTATCGGTTTTTAAAGCTAATGCTATTGAAAAAGTTAAAAGATTCAGGAATCATCCAAGCTTAGTGATTTGGTGCGGGGCCAACGAAGGCGTACCGGGCGGAGAGCCGAACGGAGCCATTAGTCAAGCCATCAAAGAAGCAATTACAGAAAACGACGGTACTGATAAACTGTACTTACCTCGTTCTAACGCCGGTGTTACTAATCCAAATTTTTCTATTCATGGTGGTAGCAAAAATCTTTCTGGCAGTGGTATTTGGGCCAACGTTGATTTAAAAACCTACTTTACAGATCCGCATAACGGTTACCTTTTTTCAAAAAATTCTTACGGTATGCGTAGTGAATTAGGATCGGCTACTTTTGTAAATATTGAAAGCTTTAAAAAATTTATGCCTGCCGAATATTGGCACGTACCAACAGAAGAAGAGGTCAACAGTAAAACCAATATGTGGGCAAAACACTATTTTAGTACAGATGGTGCTTTGGGAGGTGGTTCGTCGCCGGTAAATTACATTCAATCTATTAATAAGAGTTACGGCTCTTCTAAATCAATAGATGAATTTTGTAAGAAGTCGCAATTGCTAAACCTCGAAACGCTTAAGGCGATGTATGAATCCTGGAACGACCATATGTGGAATGATGCAACCGGAATGCTGATTTGGATGAGTCAGTCTGCCTATCCAACTATGATATGGCAGACTTATGATTATTACTACGATTTAACAGGTGCTTATTTTGGTAGCAAACAAGGCTGTGAACCGGTTCATATACAATGGAATATTGCCAATAACGCTGTTAAACTTATAAACAACAGGCCGTTTGCTTTACAAGGGTTAAAGGCCGAAGCCATGGTTTATGACGCTAACGGAAAGTTGGTGTCGACTTTTACGCAACAAAAGCAGCTTGATGTAAAAGCAACATCTGCAACAGAGGTGTTTGTGGCTTTTAAAGATTCTATTAATCGCTCAAAATTAGGAGACGTTTACTTTTTAAAACTAAAGCTGTCTGATGTAAAAGGTAAATTGTTGTCGAGTAATTTTTATTGGATAGGTAACAAATATCTTGACTATACCTCTTTAAATAAATTAAAACCGGTTGGAAACCGATTGCATGTTTCAGCAGTTCAGGTAAATAGCGCTAATGATAAGGTAAACAAGTTATTAACATATACTGTAAACAATACGTCATCAGACCGGGTGGCTTTTGGTATAAGGGCGCAGTTGTTAAACAATCAGGGTAAACAAATTTTGCCTGCTATGATAAACGATAGTTATTTTACCCTAATGCCTGGCGAAAAGAAGTTGTTAGAGGTAGAGGTAGCTCCGGAACAACTTACCAAAGGTTACAAACTGGATCTAACAGCATATAATCAATAATCGGAATTGTTTAACTTAGGTTTCTGAGCAATGTTGAGGGTAACTATTATCCATCTGTATTAAGCCAAAGATTTTTATAAGTTAAATAGTTATTTATCTCCAATCATTGTTTTATTACTTAACTTATAAATGAAGCCAATAATCCGCAACCTAACCGCAGCGTAGATATTCTTTAATATTATTTTCTACGCCAGTCAGGTTCGTTGATATATAGCATTTAAGTCATATATCGCTCACCGAGCAAGTAGCGGCAGCCAAAGCATACAAGTTATGGATTAAGTCGATGTTAACTCCTCCAAAAATACGCAAACCTCAGTTGATATAGTAATTTACCAAAACCTAATAATCACAAAAAAGCCTCTCGGAAGTACCTGTTACTTTTAGAGAGGCTTTTAAATTTAAAGAAAAATTGAAGCTTATTTGACTATAAAACTATGACACAAATCCATCAAACGAGTTAAGCAAATTTATTCAGTTCGTTAAATGACACAATCCAATAACTTTCATTGAGCTAAAGTTACCGGATTGTTGTAGCATCAAAGCTTAATGCCCTGCCAGTTATCTGTTTTAAATGGTGAAGCGGGTAATCCTTCAACATTGTATAGGTTGCCGTCAGGAATGTTTTGCCAATCATAGCGCACGGCTACCGGATGTTCAACCATAGCACTGCTTACAATCACTTTATGATTAACAATGGTAGCTTGAGCTTGATGGAATTTTTTATCACTTCCGGCTATCCAAAAGCCTTTTAACGTGTTACTCCCTTGAGCAGATAATCCACTTCCTGAATGGGTGAAGTTAAGAGCTATTTTATTGCCGTCGATTTGTTGCGAGGCAAATAACGGTCCGCTATATTCAATCTTCTCTCCATAATTTTTATTGAGCGCGATAAGCGCTAACCTGCGGCCAACTTCCTGCTTGTTACGTGGATGGATGTTTGATGCTTCACCAATATCAATAGTAACAGCCATTCCGGTGTTTGGTAATTTTAGCGTGTTAAATTGAGCAAATCGCAGTTCTGGCCAGTCTGCTATTGGTGGTTGGTCGGCTGCATTATAATTCGCAATCTGCACAAAATAAAACGGAAGATTAGGTTGATTAAATTGTTGACGCCAATCTTGTATAAGCAACGGGAACAGTGTTTTGTATTGTTCAGACCGGTCGGCATTACTCTCACCCTGATACCAGATAAC harbors:
- the fucP gene encoding L-fucose:H+ symporter permease yields the protein MLIDTPELTVHKPKFTERKYFVVLAFVTSLFLLWGIAMSLGDSLNKHFQNVLHISKVRSAYVQLSLFGAYAIMGIPAGLFMKRFGYKSGVLLGLSLYALGAFLFVPAANTTSFGLFRIALFILACGLATLETVAHPFVAALGDQRTSDQRINFSQSFNGLGGIIGPLIGGFFILRSGQEHSNDLVAVKHLYVIIGTVISLVAVAFSFIKVPSLNDPHVVALDAYATGSTDKAPVKLFQRKHFVFAAVAQLFNVAAQGGTWAYFINYGNDVMGLTTEKASYFFSFSIALMVLGRFIGTLLMRYWVRPNVLLSIFALCNIVMCVITAQHWGWVSFAALIAINFFFSIMFPTIFSLGLKDLGKHTEQGASFIVMGVVGGGLFPFLMGLIADKNVATAYYLPIICYIVIFVFGYHYPQLNSASRDNQ
- a CDS encoding substrate-binding domain-containing protein, whose translation is MKNKVSINDIAKQLNISKTTVSFILNGRAREKRISDSVVKKVQDLVEELDYKPNPLAQGLRTGKSNTIGLMVEDISNPFFANIARLIEDMAYQNGYKILYCSTDNKTDKTRELIKVFQERHVDGYIIAPPENVEDDINALLKNGFPVVMFDRYLPEVNTDHVVVDNFQSTYQATRHLIEQGFKNIGFITFISSQTQMQGRLVGYKEALKEADLKPQVKEIQFDRNENLIIDALTTYLKRNQGFDAILFGTNHIGACGLKVMSSLGIKIPEDIAVVSFDDYDVFQLSSPPVTAVAQPFEEIANNIISLLLKKLANRTNTSIQKVSLSTNLIVRKSSISTK
- a CDS encoding sugar-binding domain-containing protein; the protein is MSYFKSLLLGIVVSIFFFVNSVFAQQLYGLHWKLAPLADVKEHPENVSRVNYVTQNWIDAVVPGTAFYAYVKAGKEPNPDYADNIYKVDHSKYNRPFIYRAEFVSDKQLPGKRLWLNLNGINKRGEVFVNGHHIGTMRGFMERGLYDVTALLNKSGKNAVAVVVTPPRNDPEHNHPLANWESPTYLSSGSWDWMPAVPGLNSGITDTVGFTTTGAVRILDPWIQAFLPDTSKADLKVNAQLENSTDKAVQGLVTVKIMPGNITITSKQQNVAPHSKLTVNLTAADFKQLKLNHPKLWWPNGYGGKANGTQHLYTCEVRFLQADGSVSDKVIKSFGIRKVTSDTTTLNGPMRVYINDVPILFKGGNWGMSDYMLKVRGKDYETRIKLHQAMNYNVIRNWTGEVTDEDFYKYCDKYGIMIWDDFWLNNFGAIDSLSVFKANAIEKVKRFRNHPSLVIWCGANEGVPGGEPNGAISQAIKEAITENDGTDKLYLPRSNAGVTNPNFSIHGGSKNLSGSGIWANVDLKTYFTDPHNGYLFSKNSYGMRSELGSATFVNIESFKKFMPAEYWHVPTEEEVNSKTNMWAKHYFSTDGALGGGSSPVNYIQSINKSYGSSKSIDEFCKKSQLLNLETLKAMYESWNDHMWNDATGMLIWMSQSAYPTMIWQTYDYYYDLTGAYFGSKQGCEPVHIQWNIANNAVKLINNRPFALQGLKAEAMVYDANGKLVSTFTQQKQLDVKATSATEVFVAFKDSINRSKLGDVYFLKLKLSDVKGKLLSSNFYWIGNKYLDYTSLNKLKPVGNRLHVSAVQVNSANDKVNKLLTYTVNNTSSDRVAFGIRAQLLNNQGKQILPAMINDSYFTLMPGEKKLLEVEVAPEQLTKGYKLDLTAYNQ